In Argiope bruennichi chromosome 4, qqArgBrue1.1, whole genome shotgun sequence, a single window of DNA contains:
- the LOC129966512 gene encoding proteasome assembly chaperone 2-like translates to MSFIVWNENNETCLENYTLILPSISVGNVGQLAIDLLLNNLSVKNAAHIHHPSFLPLVGPDPFDSNCTKLTTSCQLYICEEKKIAIIQHRSPLILRKVPEYRTFLINFIKEHKFKRTVLLCSSFSQFFTIEDLQGVSAHYLSSSSFLDDEIFSQLSWKKFALPAKVDPSETSAIPGGGIAKSLLEDCEKESIPLVVLILVCSEGNNYPEAFQMVERLNDWLNLKQNAEWRMPISWTLPYGSAAPKTLY, encoded by the exons atgtcgTTCATTGTTtggaatgaaaataatgagaCTTGTTTGGAAAATTACACTCTTATTCTT CCATCAATATCTGTGGGTAATGTTGGACAACTAGCAATAGATCTGCTACTGAACAATTTAAGTGTGAAAAATGCGGCACACATTCATCATCCTAGTTTTTTACCTTTAGTTGGTCCGGATCCGTTTGATTCAAATTGTACAAAGTTAACTACAAGTTGTCAGT TATATATttgtgaagagaaaaaaattgccaTTATTCAGCATCGTTCTCCATTGATTCTT agaaaagtGCCAGAGTACagaacatttttgataaattttatcaaagagcataaatttaaaagaactgtCCTGTTGTGCAGCAGTTTCTCTCAATTTTTCACAATTGAAGATCTTCAAGG agTATCTGCTCATTACCTGTCTTCTTCATCATTCTTAGACGATGAAATATTTTCGCAGCTTTCATGGAAAAAATTTGCTCTTCCTGCAAAAGTTGATCCATCAGAAACTTCTGCAATTCCTGGTGGAGGTATAGCTAAATCTCTATTAGAAGACTG TGAAAAGGAAAGCATTCCATTAGTGGTTCTAATTCTAGTTTGCTCAGAAGGGAACAATTATCCTGAAGCTTTTCAAATGGTTGAAAGATTAAATGATTGGTTAAATTTGAAGCAG AATGCTGAATGGAGAATGCCTATTTCTTGGACATTACCATATGGAAGTGCAGCTCCGAAAACATTATACTAA